The sequence GGGAATCAAATACCGTCGTATAGTTGGATGTCATCGGTTCCTGCGGGATCGGGTTCACTCCGGAAGAAAAAATCTCCGGCAGCGTTTTGAAAGACGTTCCTACCATATAAATAAGAGGATAGATCATGATCGCCAGCGCAAGCAGTAATATCAAATGATATTTCCATTCTCCCTTGCCGCCGATCGCCAATCTTTCGTGATTCTTAATTTTCATAATGAACCCTCTTTTCTAACCGTTTTTGTAAGAACAGAACGACCAGGAATATAATCAATGATATGATGGCGACAGCCGCCGCGCGTCCTGTTTGGAAAAATTGGAAACCATATTGATAAATCAGATATACGAGGTTTGTACTCGCCATGTTCGGTCCGCCCTTTGTGATCATCTGTATGGGAGTAAATACATACTGCAGCCCGAATACAAAAGTAATAATAAAGACATACAGCGCCGTCGGCGAAGTAAGCGGAACGATAATTTTCCAGAATATCTTCCAGTTGGAAGCGCCCTCCAGTTTGGCCGCCTCAATCAGCTCCAACGGAACTTCCACAATCGCTCCCAGAAAAACAATCAGGTTGTATCCGAAGCATCTCCATGCCGTCATAATGGACAGCACGACAATGACATATCCTTCCGTGGTAAACCATTGCGGGGATTCCCTGCCAAAGGCCCGGAAAATTTCGGCCACAGGTCCCGCCACAGAATTAAACAGCCACATGAAAACGATTGCTGCAACCGCCAGGGATAAAAGGCTGGGAAAAAACATCAGCGCCCGGTAGACCTTATCTCCTTTCGAAATAAGTTTGCCCATGATGTATGAAAAGAAATACGGTACCACAAAACAGAAAGCCATCATGAGCACAACATACAGCCCCGTGTTTCCTAACGCTTTCAGAAAAGCCGGTTCCTGAAGGACATTAATATAGTTATCAAAGCCTACAAACGTTTGGGTCGGCGATACCATATTCCATTCCATCGTGCTTAAATAGAGGTTATAAACAATCGGCCATACCATAAAGACGGAAAAAATAACGATCGCAGGCAATAAATATAAAAATTTCTCCAGTTTCTTCTTTTTTCGGAAAAATCCCGACTGTAGCGTACGTTCTTGCTTCACAATTTGTAGCCTCCTTTCTTTACCCTGCCCCTCAAAAGGAGGGGCAGGGCTATTACCTTGCCTAAAAGCTT comes from Christensenellaceae bacterium and encodes:
- a CDS encoding ABC transporter permease produces the protein MKQERTLQSGFFRKKKKLEKFLYLLPAIVIFSVFMVWPIVYNLYLSTMEWNMVSPTQTFVGFDNYINVLQEPAFLKALGNTGLYVVLMMAFCFVVPYFFSYIMGKLISKGDKVYRALMFFPSLLSLAVAAIVFMWLFNSVAGPVAEIFRAFGRESPQWFTTEGYVIVVLSIMTAWRCFGYNLIVFLGAIVEVPLELIEAAKLEGASNWKIFWKIIVPLTSPTALYVFIITFVFGLQYVFTPIQMITKGGPNMASTNLVYLIYQYGFQFFQTGRAAAVAIISLIIFLVVLFLQKRLEKRVHYEN